One Dysosmobacter welbionis DNA segment encodes these proteins:
- the dapA gene encoding 4-hydroxy-tetrahydrodipicolinate synthase: MKKPLFTGSGVAIVTPFTKETVDLPTLGKLLDFQMKNGTDAIIVCGTTGEASTMSYRERMRTIEFCVDHVDGRLPVIAGTGSNSTENALALSRDAERAGADGLLLVTPYYNKASQAGLIRHFQVIADGVDVPLILYDVPSRTGVTIAPETYAELAKHPNINGVKEAGGNFSNIQKTRNLCPEDFSIWSGNDDETAAICMLGGKGVISVVANVLPAEMHRLTELCLRNDFAAAGKLQLELKDFCDAMFCDVNPIPVKTALNLLGWDVGPLRLPLCDPTEAGLEKIRAALEKHGLTSRV, from the coding sequence AGAGACCGTGGATCTCCCCACCCTGGGGAAGCTGCTGGACTTTCAAATGAAAAACGGCACCGACGCCATCATCGTCTGCGGCACCACCGGCGAGGCCAGCACCATGAGCTACCGGGAGCGGATGCGGACCATCGAGTTCTGTGTGGACCACGTGGACGGGCGGCTGCCGGTGATCGCCGGCACCGGCTCCAACTCCACAGAGAACGCCCTGGCCCTGTCCCGGGACGCGGAGCGGGCCGGGGCCGACGGATTGCTGCTGGTGACGCCCTACTACAACAAGGCCAGCCAAGCCGGGCTCATCCGCCACTTCCAGGTGATCGCCGACGGCGTGGATGTGCCGCTGATCCTGTACGACGTACCCTCCCGCACCGGCGTCACCATCGCGCCGGAGACGTATGCGGAGCTTGCCAAGCACCCCAACATCAACGGCGTCAAGGAGGCGGGGGGCAATTTCTCCAACATTCAGAAGACCCGGAACCTGTGCCCGGAGGACTTCTCCATCTGGTCCGGCAACGATGACGAGACAGCGGCCATCTGTATGCTGGGCGGCAAGGGCGTCATCTCCGTAGTGGCCAACGTCCTGCCGGCGGAGATGCACCGGCTGACGGAGCTGTGCCTGCGGAACGACTTCGCCGCCGCCGGAAAGCTGCAGCTGGAGCTGAAGGACTTCTGCGACGCCATGTTCTGCGACGTGAACCCCATCCCCGTCAAAACGGCGCTGAACCTGCTGGGCTGGGACGTGGGCCCCCTGCGCCTGCCGTTGTGCGACCCCACCGAGGCCGGGCTGGAGAAAATCAGGGCGGCCCTGGAAAAGCACGGGCTGACCTCCAGAGTATAA